A window of the Natronospira proteinivora genome harbors these coding sequences:
- a CDS encoding Glu/Leu/Phe/Val dehydrogenase dimerization domain-containing protein, with translation MELFATAEQMGHEQVVFFHHKDSGLKAIVAIHNTVLGPALGGLRMWPYDSEDDALTDVLRLSRGMTYKAAVSGLNLGGGKSVIIGDPKKDKSEAFFRALGKFIDSLGGRYITAEDVNTTVGDMEYIFTETDNVVGVPEVHGGGGDPSPLTAYGTIRGIQACLNRKYGHTDLGKASYAVQGAGNVGIHIIRKLREEGAKVTVCDMNQARLDECKEMGCEIVDLDAIYDVDCDVYVPCALGATVNDDTIGRLKCDIVAGSANNQLAEERHGTELEKRGMIYAPDYAINAGGLMNVAIELQGYNRDRAFRQVKGIYDIIENIFAIADRDGIPSWQAADRLAEERIEAMSHVKLPHVERRSKRMSGRRPKA, from the coding sequence ATGGAGCTTTTCGCCACTGCAGAACAGATGGGTCATGAACAGGTCGTGTTCTTCCATCACAAGGACAGCGGTCTGAAAGCCATCGTGGCGATCCACAACACCGTGCTGGGCCCCGCCCTGGGTGGCCTACGGATGTGGCCCTATGACAGCGAGGACGATGCGCTCACCGATGTACTGCGCCTGTCCCGCGGCATGACCTACAAGGCAGCCGTGTCCGGCCTGAACCTGGGTGGCGGCAAGTCCGTCATCATTGGTGATCCCAAGAAGGACAAGAGCGAGGCCTTCTTCCGGGCACTGGGCAAGTTCATTGACTCCCTGGGCGGACGCTACATCACCGCCGAGGACGTGAACACCACCGTCGGCGACATGGAATATATCTTCACCGAAACCGACAATGTGGTGGGCGTACCCGAAGTCCACGGCGGTGGTGGCGACCCCTCCCCCCTGACAGCCTATGGCACCATTCGCGGCATCCAGGCCTGCCTGAACCGCAAATACGGCCATACCGACCTGGGCAAGGCCAGCTACGCCGTCCAGGGGGCCGGTAATGTGGGCATCCATATTATCCGCAAGCTGCGCGAGGAAGGCGCCAAGGTAACGGTCTGCGACATGAACCAGGCACGGCTGGACGAGTGCAAGGAAATGGGTTGCGAGATCGTGGACCTGGATGCCATCTACGATGTGGACTGCGATGTCTACGTGCCCTGTGCCCTGGGTGCCACAGTCAATGACGACACCATTGGCCGCCTCAAGTGCGACATCGTGGCCGGTTCCGCCAACAACCAGCTGGCCGAGGAACGCCACGGCACCGAGCTGGAAAAGCGCGGCATGATCTACGCCCCGGACTACGCCATCAACGCCGGCGGCCTGATGAATGTAGCCATTGAGCTGCAGGGCTATAACCGGGACCGCGCCTTCCGGCAGGTGAAGGGCATTTACGACATCATCGAGAATATCTTTGCCATTGCCGATCGCGACGGCATCCCCAGCTGGCAGGCCGCCGACCGACTGGCCGAAGAGCGCATCGAGGCCATGAGCCATGTGAAGCTGCCCCATGTAGAGCGGCGTTCCAAGCGCATGTCCGGCCGTCGGCCGAAGGCCTAA